The genomic segment CGCCGCCGACGACCTTGGTGAGCCGCGCGCCGCCGGTGCTGTCGTACGAGCTGTCCACCGTGGCGCCGATCACGGTGCGGCGTGCCTTGCCGGTCTGGATGATGTCGTCGGCGACCCGCTTGGCCTGGTTGATCGGGATCGAGAAGCCGAGACCGATGTTGCCGCCGCTGTTCTCGTCCGAGCCGGACTGGTCCGCGGTACGGATGGCGGTGTTGACGCCGATGACCCGGCCGGCCCCGTCCAGCAGCGGCCCACCGGAGTTGCCGTGGTTGATGGCGGCATCGGTCTGGATCGCCGCCATGTACGCCTCGCTGTTCTTGTCCTTGCCGGTGATCACCGGCCGGTCGAGGTCGCTGACGATGCCGGTGGTGACGGTGTTGGACAGCCCGTACGGCGCGCCGATCGCGATGACCGGGTCGCCGACCGCGATCCGGTCGGAGTCGCCGAACTTGATCGGGGTCAGCCCGCTCTTGTCGACCTTGAGCACCGCCAGGTCGGACTCCGGGTCGGTGCCCTTGACGGTGGCGTCGGCGGTGCTGCCGTCGGAGAACGCGACCTTCAGCTCGCCGCCGGAACCCGCCGCCGCGACGTGGTTGTTGGTCAGGATGTAGCCGGACGAGGAGATCACGAACCCGGACCCGTTGCCTTCCATCTTGTCGGTCCGGATCAGGATCGTGACCACGCTGGGCAGCGCCTTCTTCACCACGGCGGCGACCGACTCGGGCGCCCGGTCGGCGGCCTTCGGCTTGTCGGTCGCGGAGGCACCCAGCACGCTGTGGCCACCACCGCCGCCGGAGGCACCCAGGTAACCGAGGGCACCGCCGAGCGCGCCGGCCAGCAGCGCCACCACGATCGTCACCGCCAGGCCGACCGATCGGCGCGGTGCGGCGCCCGGCGCCGGCGGGTCCGGGACGGGATCGAGCGGCGGGCCAGGCTCACCGGTCGGCTGCTGCACCAGCACTGCCGGGGTCTGCGGGTTGCGCCACGGGTCGTGGCCGCCGCCGCTGGACCACCAGGCCGACGAGGACGGCGGCCTGGGCTGCGCCGCGCCACCCGGCCACGGGGTCGGCGGTTGCTGCCCGCCACTCGGCCACTGCGGGCCGGGGGAACCGGTCGTCCTGCCCTCGGTCACCCTTGGTCCACCTCTCCCCAGTGTCCCGGTCTCCCGGCCGTGCACGCGGTGAGCATGCGGTCGCACCGCGTTCGCCCGCGTGGGGTGACCCGGTGACGCCGTATTCCAGGATTACACGTCATGGCATCCCCGAGTCGCACGGATCATTCCTTAGGCTCTAGGCCATGGCCACCCTGGGACCGCAGAGCCACGTTTTCGCCGAGTCGTACGTTGCCGAAGACTACGTACTGGCGGACGCACGTGCCCGTTCGACCGAGATCGGCGTCGATCCGGTCGATACCGGTACGGGCGCCGCGCTGCGCCTGCTCACCGCGGCAGCCGGCGCGCGGGCGGTGGTGGAGGTCGGTACCGGAGTGGGCGTCAGTTCGGTCTGGCTGCTGCGCGGGATGCGCCCCGACGGCGTGCTCACCACCATCGACCTGGAGCCGGAGCACCAGCGGCAGGCGCGGCTGGCCTTCCGGGAGGGCGGGTTCAGCCCGTCCCGGACCCGGCTGATCGCGGGCCGCGCGCTCGACGTGCTGCCACGGCTGGCCGACGGCGCGTACGACATGGTGTTCGTCGACGGCGACCGGGCCGAGTACCCGCAGTACGTGGCCGAGGCGTTCCGGCTGCTGCGGCCGGGCGGGGTGGTGGCGGTGGCCGGGGCGCTCGGCGGCGGCCGGGTGCCCGACCCCTCCGCCCGCGACCCGCAGAGCGTGACGCTGCGCGAACTCGCCAAGTCGGTACGGGACAGCGACGACTGGCTGCCCGCGCTGCTCCCGGTCGCCGACGGCCTGCTCACCGCGGTCCGCACCAACGGCGCGCGGTGACCGAGTAGAACACCGGCAGTGACCGCGCCAGGGTGGTCCGATGTGTCAACATCTGATCAAAGTGATCTTGCGAATAGATCAGGTTGTGGGCTTTCGGCACACTTGCCAGGTGCTCGACTCAACACCTCCGGCCCGAACCCGCACCGCCGTCGCCTGTCAGTACCACGGCTGCCGCCAGGCGGCGGCGATGGTGGAACTGCTGCCCGGCCCGGGCGACAACGCCACCCTGATGGTGTCCGGCTTCGGCGCCACCGACGTGGCCGAGCCGCTGGCCGACGAGCGGCTGGCGCACCGGGTCCGATCGGCCGACGACGACCTGCCCGGCGTGCTGTACGACCGGGACCCGGCCTGGGCCCCGTACTTCTGCCCGATCTGCGAGCGTTCCTACTGCGTCGACCACTGGCGCGGCTCCCGCTGCCCGTACGGCCACTGACCTGCCGCTGATCGCCTGGCATCGGGGCGTCCACCGAGTGACGCCCCGCCGCGGGCACCGGTGGCCGGCGGGCGGCCGGGCACCGCGCCGTGCGGCTGGGGATCAGTCGAGGTGGCGGAGGCGGGGCCAGAGGGTGGGCCAGGGGGCGGTGCGGCCGGTGCAGTAGAGGATGGGCCGGCCCTGCTCCTCGTTGTCGACGCCGACGCCGTTGTCCAGCCGGTCGCGCACCTCGCAGTGTCCGAACACGCCGGGCAGTTGCTCCGGAGCGATGCCGACGACCACCGCGGCGGTGCCGGAGTCCGGCGGCGGCCCCTGCTCCCACAGTTCGTTCTGCCCGCTGTGTACGGCGGGCAACCCGGTGCCGTACCGGTCGATCGCGCCGGCCTCGCCGTAGTTGCCGGTCAGCAGGGCGGTGGCGGCCGGGTCGGGCACCGACCGGTACACCGCCTCGACCTGCCGCACGTACGCCGGCCAGCCGACCGCGTCCCGCATGGCCGGGTTGAGCGCCGGGATCGGGGTCCGTCCGGCCCAGCGCACCGGCAGTACCGGCAGCGAGATGAGCGCCGCCACGACGGCGTCGACCGCCACCGCGACCGCGGCGAGTCGCAGCCAGCGCCGCCAGTGGCCCGCGGGCACGGTCGGAGGTGCGTCCAACACCGCGCAGCCGATCGCGAAGAAGGCGACGACCAGCCCGATGACGTAGTCGGCGCGGCCACCACCGACCAGCGCGATCAGCCCGGCGACCGGGTACGCGACGACCAGGCAGCGCACCGGGCGCCAGGCGGGACGGCGGGCGAGGGCGCGCAGTCCGGCCCACCAGATCGGCACCAGTAGCGGGCCGAGCAGGACGAGTTGGAACGGGACGAACTCGATCCGGTTCTCGGTACCGCCGTGCGACGACAGCGCGGACGCCATCGCGAGTTGCGGGAAGCCGTGCGTGACCTGGTAGACGATGCTCGGCGCACCGAGCACGGCGGCGAGCGCGACACCGAGCCACAGGTACCGGTCGCGCAGCGTACGGCGTGGGCCGACGGCGGCGAGCCCGGCCGCGAGCCCGATCGCGAGCAGCACGATCAGCTGCTTGTTGAGCAGCCCGACACCGGCGACGGCGCCGGCCGCGAGCCACCACCGCGGGTCGCGCAGCAGCGCCCGTACCGAGCACAGGATGGTGCCGAGCCAGATCGGCGCATCGATCGCCGAGGTGACCAGGACATGCCCGTCGACCAGCGGAAACACCCCGGTCGCGGTACCGATCGCGGCGAGCAGCTG from the Actinocatenispora thailandica genome contains:
- a CDS encoding S1C family serine protease; translation: MTEGRTTGSPGPQWPSGGQQPPTPWPGGAAQPRPPSSSAWWSSGGGHDPWRNPQTPAVLVQQPTGEPGPPLDPVPDPPAPGAAPRRSVGLAVTIVVALLAGALGGALGYLGASGGGGGHSVLGASATDKPKAADRAPESVAAVVKKALPSVVTILIRTDKMEGNGSGFVISSSGYILTNNHVAAAGSGGELKVAFSDGSTADATVKGTDPESDLAVLKVDKSGLTPIKFGDSDRIAVGDPVIAIGAPYGLSNTVTTGIVSDLDRPVITGKDKNSEAYMAAIQTDAAINHGNSGGPLLDGAGRVIGVNTAIRTADQSGSDENSGGNIGLGFSIPINQAKRVADDIIQTGKARRTVIGATVDSSYDSTGGARLTKVVGGGPADKAGLQDGDVIVRYDGQLVGSGTDLIAFVRKDAPGTVVPVEYERDGGKHSANVTLGAATPN
- a CDS encoding O-methyltransferase translates to MATLGPQSHVFAESYVAEDYVLADARARSTEIGVDPVDTGTGAALRLLTAAAGARAVVEVGTGVGVSSVWLLRGMRPDGVLTTIDLEPEHQRQARLAFREGGFSPSRTRLIAGRALDVLPRLADGAYDMVFVDGDRAEYPQYVAEAFRLLRPGGVVAVAGALGGGRVPDPSARDPQSVTLRELAKSVRDSDDWLPALLPVADGLLTAVRTNGAR
- a CDS encoding glycosyltransferase family 39 protein → MNGATPPPRPTPLHWRTLLPVALALVGVLLALATRYGYHRDELYFRLLGRHLAAGYVDQPVGTPALARLTTGLFGDNLVALRLPAALAAAGTALLAAALAAEFGAGRRGQLLAAIGTATGVFPLVDGHVLVTSAIDAPIWLGTILCSVRALLRDPRWWLAAGAVAGVGLLNKQLIVLLAIGLAAGLAAVGPRRTLRDRYLWLGVALAAVLGAPSIVYQVTHGFPQLAMASALSSHGGTENRIEFVPFQLVLLGPLLVPIWWAGLRALARRPAWRPVRCLVVAYPVAGLIALVGGGRADYVIGLVVAFFAIGCAVLDAPPTVPAGHWRRWLRLAAVAVAVDAVVAALISLPVLPVRWAGRTPIPALNPAMRDAVGWPAYVRQVEAVYRSVPDPAATALLTGNYGEAGAIDRYGTGLPAVHSGQNELWEQGPPPDSGTAAVVVGIAPEQLPGVFGHCEVRDRLDNGVGVDNEEQGRPILYCTGRTAPWPTLWPRLRHLD